AGATTTTCTAACTTTTGCTATTTCACATATAGGTTTCACATTGTCCAAAGCATCAGATATAACCTGGACCCCATCACGATCAGTACGAGCCAAACGATGAAGCGTTTCATGAAAAATCGCCCGAACTCTCGTCTTTTTACCTTGTTTCATGCGAAAATTGACCAATTTGTGGACCAATTCCTTTTTATCATTATCTAATCCCCCCATATAGTTAAGGATTTCAGATCCAGTGTAAGCTTTTTTCGAGCTGCTAGTACTTGAATAATGATGTACCGAAAGTGGAAACGCACGATAACACGAATCATTAAGTTGTTTTGCAACACCATTCCACTGCTTACCAAGAACTCGAATCATCTTTCCTACACTTCTGCAGaaataaattaataagattaacaaTGTTGATTGGCAATTTAGGAATACGTTGAAATTAGGGCTAATATAGAATCAAATGTTCAAAGAACCGATCCGTACATATTATTTATGAAAGTTTGTTATTTAGTATTATGTAACAAGAAGATAGTATACCTGCTGGTGATGAAATTGAGAATGATTGAATTGGAAGCTTTGATTGTGAAATTGAAATGGAAGAATATCGAAACCCTAGCAATAAGCGGCAGTATAATAAGGGAGTGTTTGGATTTGGGGTTTAGGAATTGATAGATGACGTTTAGTTCCGAGGTGTGGCTAGGCACACGGGCCACGGCAAAAGTAAAATTAGGTTAGGGGTGTTTGGATGCAAATTTTTATTTTGGGAACCTAtgtttttttattatataatactACCAAGATTTATTTTATGTTTTTGACCATTATATTCTTTTTAATACTCGTagctattaattattaattaatcctTTATATCTAAACACCGTGGGTCGTTTTCACACtcctttattatattatattatattatattatattatattataacaccGTGGGATTCATGGTCGTTTTCACAAtcctttattatattatattatattatattatatattttcctTTCCCCTACATACTAAAACACGTGAAGGGTTTGGTCGTTTGACCCCCCACGCTGTCCAAACGACAACAGGAAAAAAAAACAATTTTCCCCCACAACTTCACCCAACTTTTAAGTTTAGCCCTTCAATCAGGGGTGTAAAGCgtaaatttattattttaattaaaaaactTAATTAAACTTCATCCATATTTTCAACGGAACACATCTTCCCGCTCGCCTcacgttaaattttttcgaacccaCCGTTTAACTcagaaaaatcttacgaacccaacgggactaactatacgcgaaacggatacTTCTAAAAAAAACACTCAATACCTCgaactatattcaatacatatacacacctataatacgctccgttaactatgaatacgcaacccaaaagccccgcggcatcgcgcgggcccaTTTTCTAGTTATACCCTAAACACCGTGGGATTCATGGTCGTTTTCACAATACCAAAATGACAACAGTAGTAGGCCCTTTTCACACTTCAATTTTCATTCTTCCCCCTCACTTATACTCAACTTGCGAAAATTACACCAAAGTTCAGGGAGTAAAATGTAAATTCCCTAAActaaaataaaaactccacccaaacccttcgacagcccgtatcttccgccTCGCTCCGATTTAAATTTCACCAATcactccgttaaactcgaaataattttatgaacaaaacgatactaactacattcaaaacggacacttgttaaaaaacgctaaacacaacgacaacccgtatcttcccgttcgcctcgagttaaatttttccgacagcaacgtcagactcgaaataattttatgaacaaaacgatattaactacgttcaaaacggacagattttaaaaaacactaaacacaaTGACAGCCCATATCTTCCTACTCGCcgggagttaaattttttcgccagcaccattaggctagaaataattttatcaacaaaacaaaactaactacgttcgaaccagacagattttaaaaaacactaaagacaaCGACACCAACAATGACGCATAACACATCggccgttttcccttctgtaaataaaactgcgttaaatatgaatacgccggcCGAAAGTTCCCGCCGCAACGCGCAGGCCGAACCCGGACTAGTTTTCATCAAGGTAAATGGTCAATAAAAATGGTTTAATGGTGTATGGCACCACATAATTGTTTTAATAATGCATGGCAAAGCAAAAATGTGTGATGATGTAAGAATCACTTTTCTTTATTTTTAATTGACAAAATTTTACGGTTGATTCCTAAACTTTATAATAAACAACGTAGGTGACCAAAATTTTTCTTTTTGACTTAGTTGATCTCGAAATATTAAGATATTTCACGGATGACTATGGACTTAACAACGTTAAATTTATCCCGTTAAATGAGATCACAAGACAAGCACATAAGAATATTTTTGTCACTCTACATATTCCCTTCTTTTTTTAACTCCATCATCTCGATCTTCatttttcatcttcatcttcaactaTCTTCCAATATTTTTCATCTACATGATTTTTTAATATATACTTTTTTCTTTATATATTGATTTTGGTTTTGCAGAAGTTTAAATTAATCAAATATAAGGAATTGAATTAGTTGAAACTAGATTCGGAAGCCCGCGCGTTGCTGTGGTTCTCAATGTTTTTGTCATAACGTTTTTGCAATAACGTGTTTTGACAAAACATTTGTTGTACGCATTTAGCGTTGATTATTTACTCATTTATCCCCACTATAAATTTATAgacatttatttttattatgttttttagagcaaaatatatgaaaaatgaaaTGATAAAAGTTGGAAGATGCAACGGCCAACTGGACTTCGTATTTGGTAGCCACATGATTTGGTCAACAATTACTTTACTACTTTGTCTTACCCCTTTACTCTCTATTAAtcgatgtgatgacccagaaaatttcgacttattttgaaccaaattctataaatgaattaatatttctgacacgataagcaaagtctatgaagttgaatcctaaaattcttgaactattcaaatatccttcgattgttctcaacgattcgcgaacaattatatataaatagatacatatactataacttgaaagcgtaacaaagtgTTGAATATATGATActatgcattaaacttattggtttgattatctgattgatatatttaactacggagataaaagataatgccaaacgattgaattaaaagatatttattgagtcccttaaagattatgatattattatgagtctctgttgtgaggtccacgttgatttgggaaatcgttcatttttaacgatattcgaaataaatggtaaagtgtttgtttaaataacgtaatttggagacatacaataataaggaatattaactgttggaattagatatatgaataacttgtgatatgtattttaaaacgtatatattaatattgaaaatatataaaatataatattaaactggtcataaaacgaattgttattatatatatatatatatatatatatatatatatattaacaaatagcgagacaatgatttatagaagtgaatgaccaaaacactcgaaagtttaatatatactttgagtggtatagtttagggataatttaaagttatattttgacaagggtacgtgacacgaaatgtaaaatgcaagttttctaagcgtacaaaaatgcgatcgagaaaccagaaccgggacatgagtcgagtgatgacgtacgacttatcggaacaaaaattacaagtcaactatgcacgtgaatttaatataatatataattaattatttaaattaaatatattatatatatattatataaaaatatgtcgacaagctaaaagttaaaaaattgtgagctggattttggggccatgcgatcgcatgagaaataggcataaaacccatgcgatcgcatgggcatcagattcagaaaacattataaaagctcgcgagttcagtttaataattcacacACATATATCACTCCCTctgtaatcttattattattatttatattattatttatattattattattattattattattattattattattattattattattattattataattattattattattattattattattaagattaatattattattaatcttaatattattattagtagtattagtaatatacataaaatattacgatgaggccatgagcgggtcacttttgaaatgggttttcgagcgggatagagctaaagaaattatgggttataactatggaggttcatgggtattgtttgcaaatcaaacctaatgtttatcatctctgttgcgtctacgtactttcctgcaatattgaatcacaatattgatacgtgagcattcatatcttatcttctatatattaatagtgtatccatgtctagtgctcgagtatatatgtttatgcatgcttgtatactaaatttcatcgttaaacagtttataatgaatcacgaattaaatacatatattactagtaaaaggtatatgatatatgtaacatcccgcctttttccatttacttttccgttatactaatataaagtccgttatatgtttataacatctcccgttgatacgcgttttaaattatctcgtttaggtattttccgcacccgactacaaactcgagggactaaaattgacacggggcaaactagttgactaggtcacctagtctaccccaattaccaccattcaaccatctctcactctctctctctttctctctagcaagaacacacccaatttccaaattcattcattcatcatctaaatccggattagggagctagcaaccaaataagttacatattcgtgatcctctcttcatcctcttcattttggtaccaacttcatctcatttgggtaactttctaaaatcactagattttgtgttcttgatgtttttaacttataaaagtgttaattagtgtctatggctcaagtctaacatgaatatatgatttatatgctcgatctcgttgttttagtgtaactagcatgaacttgaattttggtgtgttgttcttgaattttggatgatcatatgttgttagatgttaaaagttcatgttctaattgtgttccttgtatcactagcttcaatttgatgtgtaggttgccttagaaaacttcatgaacttgattattgattttggtgaatttgggttagggtttgatgaacttgaaatggacttttgatgcattgaatgccatggattattattggtaagtgtttagttggattgtatgcttgattaccttcgaaacggcatatcattcatgtaaattggttgcccgaatcattgaattgcatttatgaacttgtatgcggttaatgttaagcattagatgcggttttggttgttgtaataggtagattgattgatgaaatgtgtttagttgttttcctcgtcaaattaccttcccaacggtataagatacttgtcttgattgtttgcggatcataaatggtgattgtttgaagttaggttcgtgcataaaacttaaaaactgccagaattctctgcacaggtaatggcgcggcgcgccatatacccgcgcggcgcgccatttcggtctgtccaacttggtcaatttttgaataatgtttgctatgctacgcacctccgattcacatgtaacttgtcctaacatgctcatacatgattaaaaacctcagaaaaatagttcgggacacgacccgaacgtgttgactttttcgttgactttgaccgaccaaagtttgactttttgtcaaacttaaccaattaattatgcaatcttcctaacttgtttatatacttgtatcttgcatgaaacttgacaatttgatttcacatgctaaataatcgagtcgtaacgagccataggactaattgaacatctttgacccttcgtgactatcgttattgatacaacctaattgtttaggtcgagactagcattgttctttgcacgtttacttgttgaagtactatttcactcttgcaatcaaaggtgagatcatagtcccacttttaccctttttgaacttatatttgggatgagaaaacataaacgattcttttgaactaagtgaacacaagaacgggaaaacaaacattctacatacgagtttagaacaaaaatcctcaattcgattatcattagttacacttgccgggtgtaagcgagaacttatgttatatggccatatgggttgacaaccctcatctttgacggttcgctaccgtctacggatgaaatatattttcgagaatcagtgtttgttctagcactatggatggggtatacaatggatggaatgttaagctttgataattgggtgctcgtgaaacaaacttttggaatgtattactattatttctttgatgcaaatcttgtggttcacttgtacttacttacttaaacctatgatttcaccaacgttttcgttgacagatttctatgtttttctcaggtccttgaacgatacatgatacatgcttccgctcattattttgatacttgcattggatgtcgagtatacatgcatacatggagcgtcttttggatacttttaaaattgtgtcgcataagtttcatttgtacttaaaactttgtatcgtaacttgtggtggaactattcttgtaaaacttgaacaacctttacatttgaaatgaatgcgacatatcttttggtcaaacgttgttttaaagacttatgaccacgtaacgggacctaagtagacggcgccgtcaatgacgatttggtcgggtcgctacagatggtatcagagcgttggttgtagggatttagagttcattggtgtcaacctcgagtcatagggtacattgatgagtctagactacaaccggcatatagacttgaagtaggaattacttgactacttgtgcatttatactcgaacgcttctactcatatctactcttagttcatcttaatctcacgttgtttaattttattgacacgccaccttgactttatagaataatgtcgaatgcacatatgaatcagggtaatataatttccgggattatattacggtgactcatatgaacgttccgacattatggcataaagaatttaaggcgagtcgaggaaaaacttctctttatctttattctatatcacggttagtattattgagaatactaatcaatgatattcttgtgtcttgaaggaacaatggctcctcgtcgtgtacgccgcaatgaaactcccgaacaagctctcgaacggatgatagccaccgccgtagatgcggccatggccggtcactcatccaacaacaataataataacaaccacaacaacaacaacaacaaccaaggagccggtaactctagcgaagggtgctcctacaaagctttcatggggtgcaaaccccacacttatgaaggaaccgggggaccggttgtgcttactcgttggtttgaacaaaccgaggccgtctttagcataagcggttgccgggatcaagacaaggtcaaatactccactcacactttctccggaattgctctaacatggtggaacacctatgttcaatcggtgggtaccgatgaagctcatgccctctcttgggccgatctaaaggaaaagatgattgttgaatattttccgcgcgaagaaacccgaaagcttgaggaagaactaagagctttgaaagcggtcggaaacgatcttaaagcttataatcaacgcttcgccgaactatccttgatgtgtcctaatcttgttaaccccgaatctcaaaggattgagctctacatgctcggtcttccaaaaagcatcaaacaaggggtgatgtcatccaaacccactactcatcaagccgctatgaacatggctcgccaactaattgaaacggttgacgaaatcgtagttccggcacctaaggccgaggataaatcgggcggcaacaaaagaaagtgggaaccctcccaatcaagcaacaacaactttgctaagaagccttacacctccgacggcaagaaaggttatgccgggaacctacctctttgcaacaaatgcaacaaacatcactttggcgaatgtagtaagttaatttgccaccggtgccaaggagttggtcataaggccaacgattgtaaaagtgccactcccgtcgctcgaaagtggcccaatgcaccaaagacgggcacttgtttcgaatgtggtcaaacaggtcattatagaaatgcatgcccaaagaagaaagataaccccaacaaccgaggccgagcctttaacatcaacaccgaggaagcccgagatgacaatgaactagtcacgggtacgtttcttctcaacaactcttatgttacttgcttattcgattcgggtgccgataaatgttttgtgtccaagactttagctcctaccctttgcactccaccacaccctttagatactacttattccatcgaagtggccgacggaaaactcttaagtgccgacacatattaccgggggtgtactttgaacattttgggtaaggaatttgaaattgacttgatacccatggaactaggaagctttgatgtaataatcggtatgaattggttagtcaaaacgaaatctcacattctttgtgatcttaacgcaatccgaattcctatcgagaatggtgaacctttgatcgtctatggcgataagagttgcaccggactcaacctcgtttcgtgtattaaagttagaaaactactccgtaagggttgttttgcgatccttgctcacgttaagaaagtcgagtccgatgagaagcacatcgatgatgtgccaattgttagtgactataccgatgtatttcccgacgaattgccgggtcttccgcctcatcgaccggttgaattccaaatcgatcttattccgggagccgcacccgtagcacgtgcaccatatagactcgctccatctgaaatgcaagaattgcaaagtcaaatccaagaactacttgatcgtggttttatccaacctagccattcaccttgggacgctccgattttgtttgttaaaaagaaagacggatccctacgaatgtgcattgattatcgtgaactaaataaattgacggttaagaaccgatatcctcttcctcgcatcgatgacctctttgatcaactacaagggtcttgtgtatattcgaaaatcgatctccgctcgggttatcatcaattaagggttaagggggaagatgtctccaaaaccgctttccgaactcgctatggtagttatgaatttcttgtaatgccatttggtctcactaacgcaccggcggtgttcatggatcttatgaaccgcgtgtgcaaaccgtatcttgacaaattcgttatcgtgttcatcgatgatattttagtctattcaaaaagcgaagaagaacacgaggaacacctccgacttgtgcttgaacttttaagacaagaacaactctatgccaaattctccaagtgtgaattttggttaaaggaagttcaatttcttggtcatgttgtaagtgaccaaggtattaaagtcgatccaacgaaaatcgaagctattagtaaatgggagactcctactactcctactcacattcgtcaattcttgggtctcgccgggtactatcgtagattcatcgaaaatttctctttggttacacgtcctctaaccgcattgactcacaagggaaagaaattcatttgggcgaccgaacaagaatccgcgtttcaaatcttgaaaacgaagctaaccaccgctcctatcttgtcacttcccgaaggcaatgatgactttgttgtatattgtgatgcctcgaaacatggttttgggtgtgtattgatgcaacgaacgaaagtcattgcttatgcttctcgacaactcaaaattcacgaacgaaactatacgacacatgatctcgaactcggagctgttgtctttgcacttaaaatgtggagacactatctttatggaaccaagagtactatcttcaccgatcacaaaagccttcaacacatcttcgatcaaaagcaactaaacatgagacaacgacggtggattgaaactttgaacgattacgattgcgagcttcgttaccatcccgggaaggcaaacgtagtagccgatgccttaagtcgaaaagaaagagcggtgcctctccgtgtccgagctttaaacatcaccattcacaccaaccttaatagccaaattcgggtagcccaagatgaggctctcaaggatgaaaacatctctctcgaacacttgaacgtcctcacctctcgattcgaagttaaagaaaccggactccgatatttcgccggaagaatttaggtgcctagttatggggatctacgaagccttattttagatgaagcccataagtcacgatactcgattcaccccggtgccaataagatgtaccacgaccttaaacaactatattggtggccgaacatcaaaagggacgtagctacttatgtttccaagtgtttgacatgttccaaagtcaaagccgaacaccaaagaccgtccggactacttcgacaacccgagatcccgcaatggaagtgggaaaggataacgatggattttatcaccaaactaccaaaaacgacgggcggttatgataccatttgggttattgttgaccgtctcaccaaatccgcacacttccttgccatgaaagaaacggacaaaatggagaaacttgcacaactttacattaaggagatcgtagcccgacacggtgtacctttatcgattatctccgaccgagatggtcgtttcgtttctagattttggcgtacattgcaagaagcgttgggaacgcgtttagacatgagcaccgcatatcatcctcaaaccgatggacaaagcgaacgtacaattcaaaccttagaggacatgttacgagcttgcgtggttgatttcgaaaaagcttgggacaagcacttacctctcgccgagttctcttacaacaatagttatcacgcgagtattaaagccgcaccttttgaagcactatatggccgcaaatgtcgttcacctctttgttgggccgaggtaggcgacgtgcaaatcaccggacccgaactcattcacgaaaccaccgagaaaatcgttcaaatccgagataggcttaggacggcccgaagtcgtcaaaagagctataccgacaaacgacgcaacgatcttgaatttcaagtcggtgaccgagtaatgttaaaagtcgcaccttggaagggtgtaatccgttttgggaaacgcgggaagctaaatccgctgtatattggtcctttcgaaatcttggagcgtattggaaccgttgcttatcgtttagatcttctgcctcaattgaactccgttcatcctaccttccatgtatctaacttgaaaaagtgtcttgccgaacccggtatcgtcattcctctcgaagaacttactattgatgacaaacttcattttgtggaggaaccggttgaaattgtggacacctccgtcaagacattgaaacaaagccgaatcccgattgtcaaggttcgttggaatgccaaaagaggacccgagtttacttgggaaagacaagattaaatgcaaaggaagtatcctcatctattcgtgaattcggaaacgcaagatctcgaggaagaaacaacgactactacgcctacataaatttcgggatgaaatttcttttaaggagtaggtaatgtaacatcccgcctttttccatttacttttccgttatactaatataaagtccgttatatgtttataacatctcccgttgatacgcgttttaaattatctcgtttaggtattttccgcacccgactacaaactcgagggactaaaattgacacggggcaaactagttgactaggtcacctagtctaccccaattaccaccattcaaccatctctcacactctctctctttctctctagcaagaacacacccaatttccaaattcattcattcatcatctaaatccggattagggagctagcaaccaaataagttacatattcgtgatcctctcttcatcctcttcattttggtaccaacttcatctcatttgggtaactttctaaaattactagattttgtgttcttgatgtttttaacttataaaagtgttaattagtgtctatggctcaagtctaacatgaatatatgatttatatgctcgatctcgttgttttagtgtaactagcatgaacttgaattttggtgtgttgttcttgaattttggatgatcatatgttgttagatgttaaaagttcatgttttaattgtgttccttgtatcactagcttcaatttgatgtgtaggttgccttagaaaacttcatgaacttgattattgattttggtgaatttgggttagggtttgatgaacttgaaatggacttttgatgcattgaatgccatggattattattggtaagtgtttagttggattgtatgcttgattaccttcgaaacggcatatcattcatgtaaattggttgcccgaatcattgaattgcatttatgaacttgtatgcggttaatgttaagcattagatgcggttttggttgttgtaataggtagattgattgatgaaatgtgtttagttgttttcctcgtcaaattaccttcccaacggtataagatacttgtcttgattgtttgcggatcataaatggtgattgtttgaagttaggttcgtgcataaaacttaaaaactgccagaattctctgcacaggtaatggcgcggcgcgccatatacccgcgcggcgcgccatttcggtctgtccaacttggtcaatttttgaataatgtttgctatgctacgcacctccgattcacatgtaacttgtcctaacatgctcatacatgattaaaaacctcagaaaaatagttcgggacacgacccgaacgtgttgactttttcgttgactttgaccgaccaaagtttgactttttgtcaaacttaaccaattaattatgcaatcttcctaacttgtttatatacttgtatcttgcatgaaacttgacaatttgatttcacatgctaaataatcgagtcgtaacgagccataggactaattgaacatctttgacccttcatgactatcgttattgatacaacctaattgtttaggtcgagactagcattgttctttgcatgtttacttgttgaagtactatttcactcttgcaatcaaaggtgagatcatagtcctacttttactctttttgaacttatatttgggatgagaaaacataaacgattcttttgaactaagtgaacacaagaacgggaaaacaaacatt
This genomic window from Rutidosis leptorrhynchoides isolate AG116_Rl617_1_P2 chromosome 2, CSIRO_AGI_Rlap_v1, whole genome shotgun sequence contains:
- the LOC139892212 gene encoding small ribosomal subunit protein uS7m, yielding MIRVLGKQWNGVAKQLNDSCYRAFPLSVHHYSSTSSSKKAYTGSEILNYMGGLDNDKKELVHKLVNFRMKQGKKTRVRAIFHETLHRLARTDRDGVQVISDALDNVKPICEIAKVRKSGNVLDVPGVVAKDRQQTLAVRWILDAAFKRRTNHSSKLEECLFSEIMDAYRKRGAARKKREVLHGIASANRSYAHFRWW